One window from the genome of Mauremys mutica isolate MM-2020 ecotype Southern chromosome 4, ASM2049712v1, whole genome shotgun sequence encodes:
- the LOC123368287 gene encoding integrin alpha-M-like isoform X4 translates to MQYSDKFTEHFDFSQYRRSRDPDDLVRSVIQLWGMTHTATAIRKVVRELFTSGRGARDEATKILMVITDGQKNGPLSYSDVIPEAERAGIIRYAIGVGKGGQHELQEIASKPTRKYIFGVDNFNTLECIETQLQDKIIILEGYSSQVITAKGQSIYMVGAPLCQGTGKVVLFSRDTKGGEWTPGPELLGDQTGSNFGSILCAVDLDRDGNMDLILIGAPMYHTPLNGGRVYICPINLPGTTMVCNKTLHGQTGEVSGRFGASMSEIGDISGDGQTDVAIGAPMENDNHGALYIFHGEKGGLSPQYRQRIQGSQFPSRLHYFGQVVSGGTDLTGDGLPDITVGAQGQVLLLRSRPVLRVSVSISFQPPNIPTSAFDCQGQEQLNTEATRAEVCFTVTQSTMDSLGDGIFSTIQYSLALDPERTKIRVTFDSTGPVLSRKLQLSIEKKCETYRIMLPLCPEDTLTPITLRFNYTLTGEPIAAAGGLRPILSEDSVLVSAGSLLFQKDCGAGGRCNDQLAVSFNFSGLSTLVVGVTPEINTTVSIQNHGENSYNTTVQFFYPAALSYRRVLLLQSNRRAVAVKCSSAVGSEEQTQRNSTCHINHPIFWSGAEVIFVATFSVSSEADLGDRLQITAKASSDNGGLITERMMHRAELPVKYGNFIIPTSLEESTKYVSFSAKAAGTSVPVTHRYEVKNLRQQSIPISVTFQFPVELNGVRVWDASEVVPSKPQLAQCNSESETPGSKDFVKQMSKRPLLDCSVATCKKIRCRIASLETQQSLEFMIKGNVSFQWVSQTQQQKVSLVSEARIEYEEEKYTQKEGFIRRQVQTVVERSEVYNYLPIVVGSSVGGLVLLALITAALYKPCSCGSWQPDEVSGKKCPCLNLPLGRKRSSRRKGNKTSSIV, encoded by the exons ATTCAGACGTCATACCTGAGGCTGAGCGAGCTGGAATCATCCGCTATGCCATCGGG GTCGGCAAGGGAGGTCAACACGAGCTCCAGGAGATCGCCTCTAAGCCCACCAGGAAGTATATCTTCGGGGTGGACAATTTCAACACCCTCGAGTGCATCGAGACCCAGCTGCAGGACAAGATCATCATCTTGGAAG GTTATTCATCTCAGGTCATCACAGCCAAAGGACAGAGCATCTACATGGTCGGGGCCCCTCTATGCCAAGGCACCGGCAAAGTCGTCCTGTTCAGCCGAGATACCAAGGGTGGGGAATGGACACCTGGACCAGAGCTGTTGGGAGATCAG ACTGGCTCAAATTTCGGGAGTATACTGTGTGCTGTGGACCTCGACAGAGATGGGAACATGGACCTGATTCTAATCGGAGCCCCAATGTACCATACACCTCTGAATGGAGGACGGGTCTATATCTGCCCGATTAACTTGCCG GGGACGACGATGGTCTGCAACAAGACGCTACATGGGCAGACGGGGGAAGTGTCTGGGCGCTTTGGGGCCAGCATGTCTGAAATCGGGGACATCAGCGGGGACGGACAGACGGACGTCGCCATCGGGGCTCCCATGGAGAACGACAATCATGGGGCCTTGTACATCTTCCATGGGGAAAAGGGAGGCCTCAGTCCCCAGTACAGACAG CGCATACAGGGGTCACAGTTTCCCAGCAGGCTGCACTACTTTGGCCAGGTTGTCAGTGGCGGGACAGATCTGACGGGGGATGGGCTGCCGGACATCACGGTGGGGGCACaagggcaggtcctgctgctGAG GTCCCGGCCGGTGCTCAGAGTCAGCGTCTCCATCAGCTTCCAGCCCCCAAACATACCCACCTCGGCCTTTGActgccaggggcaggagcagctcaACACAGAAGCCACCAGGGCAGAGGTCTGCTTCACCGTCACTCAGAGCACCATGGACAGCCTAG GTGACGGGATCTTCAGCACCATCCAGTACAGCCTGGCCCTGGACCCCGAGCGGACGAAGATCCGAGTCACCTTCGATTCCACCGGCCCTGTCCTGAGCAGGAAGCTGCAACTCAGCATTGAGAAGAAATGTGAGACGTACCGGATAATGTTACCT ctctgccctgaggaCACACTGACCCCCATCACCCTACGCTTCAACTACACCCTGACAGGGGAGCCCATCGCTGCCGCCGGtggcctcagacccatcctgaGCGAGGACTCTGTGCTGGTGTCTGCAGGTTCG ctcctgttTCAGAAGGACTGCGGCGCGGGTGGCCGCTGCAATGACCAGTTAGCAGTCTCCTTCAATTTCTCTGG CTTGAGCACCCTGGTGGTGGGGGTCACCCCTGAAATCAACACCACCGTCTCCATCCAGAATCACGGGGAGAATTCCTACAACACCACAGTGCAGTTCTTCTACCCGGCCGCACTGTCCTACCGCCGGGTCCTGCTGCTCCAG TCTAACAGGAGGGCCGTGGCCGTTAAGTGCAGCTCGGCCGTGGGCTCCGAGGAGCAGACTCAGAGGAACAGCACCTGCCACATCAACCACCCCATCTTCTGGAGTGGAGCCGAG GTCATCTTTGTTGCCACTTTCAGCGTCTCCTCTGAGGCCGATCTGGGGGACAGGCTGCAGATCACAGCCAAGGCCAGCAG TGACAATGGCGGCCTCATCACCGAGCGCATGATGCACCGGGCGGAGCTGCCAGTCAAGTACGGCAACTTCATCATCCCCACCAG ccttgaGGAGTCGACCAAGTACGTCAGCTTCTCCGCCAAGGCGGCAGGGACAAGTGTGCCAGTGACACATCGGTACGAG GTCAAGAACCTGCGGCAGCAAAGCATCCCCATCTCGGTCACGTTCCAGTTCCCCGTGGAGCTGAACGGGGTCCGGGTGTGGGACGCCTCTGAGGTCGTCCCCTCTAAG CCCCAGCTGGCTCAGTGCAACAGTGAGTCTGAAACGCCTGGTTCAAAGGACTTTGTGAAGCAGATGAGcaagcgccccctgctg GACTGCTCTGTGGCCACCTGTAAGAAGATCCGGTGCAGAATCGCCTCCCTGGAAACGCAGCAGTCGCTGGAGTTCATGATCAAAGGGAACGTCAGCTTCCAGTGGGTCTCCCAG ACTCAGCAGCAGAAAGTGAGTCTGGTGAGCGAGGCCCGGATTGAATACGAGGAGGAGAAATACACCCAGAAGGAGGGATTCATCCGGCGCCAG gtgcAGACGGTGGTGGAGCGCTCCGAGGTCTATAACTACCTGCCCATCGTCGTGGGCAGCAGCGTGgggggcttggtcctgctggctCTCATCACCGCAGCCCTCTACAAG CCTTGCTCATGTGGAAGTTGGCAACCAGATGAGGTCTCAGGAAAGAAATGTCCCTGCCTGAATTTGCCTTTAGGCCGTAAACGGTCATCAAGAagaaagggaaacaaaacaaGCTCAATCGTGTGA